The genome window aagttgggactctgtgtataacaataaaaacagaatgcaattgTTTGCTAACAAATTCTCTTAAGTCACAACTGTTATACAAAGTTCCTGAGCCCATTTGAGAATGTCCTTAATAACAAGGGTGGGGAACCCTTTTCCTATCGGGGGCCATTTAAATTTTTACAACAAACTTTCAGGGCCATACTGAGATATTGAGCTCATATATCACGCTGCGATGGCTGgaaactgcttctctttggtgaggcacctgatgtcagatggtagagATGATGATGCTACGAGCAGCGAGTtctccaggtttgggtcagtcagtcttgagcaggAGCAAGTCTTTGCaaaagtcagttttgaaaagagctgttCACAGTAGAAGGTCGCTGttgtgcagctcagtgattttgtgttgtcgtttgtcaggcacatcagctggttccacattacaCAGCTTAGCAAACAtgttcatttcctttcatttatttttcatgtcctgaaacctcttgCCAactgcctgaaggagttttcacacatattcagatgtcacagcagtgaCATGTCACAGTGTTTCCCCTTTTCAGTTGAACTTtgcacagctttaatttcacttcagatgatttcacatttgaaagcagagagctcagaagctgctggagcttgaggttcagctctgagagcttcttggtaatgtccatCATGAAGGTCAAGTCACACGGACACTTGTTCTCACCGAGTGtccacatcaggttttccttctGTGAATTATTTCAGACAAAATGACACTTTGGAACAACTTTAACTTTTTTCTGGATCTTGCAgctccacagcaacaacaaagctctccttcacaaattctttCTCttaatgaggtttcagctttttagctgttagctcgctcaccacaaaacttgcctgcataacactgtttctgtcagaatgtggtctcatgacagctgcttgttgggcatccaaacttTGCAGAAGAGTGTTGACTTTATCCAACCgtatttgtccttgcagctcctccagcttaGCATGTTTATAGCTGAAATGATTCATGAgattggcctttttcatcactgcgagCATGTCCCCGCAAACTAAGATTGGCACCCTGGCTTGCCTTTAAGTAAGAGATCTCATTTGTCTTGGAAGGGTGAcgctctgtgtctgcttttcTATTCTTGACAGTCAGCATGATGCGTtgacatgacatcatcatccACTATCTGCGCATTGTGTTCAGGAAGCATTCTTAAGGTcacagtattttcttttctttttttctttttttgtatttctgggCTGCTGTTTGGCTGGACAAAACAGTCTAGCAGGCCGTATTCATGCCGAATGCTCCCCACCCCTGCTTTATACACGTCtgtcacaaagtggtgaacctcgcctCATGCTTCCTTCGTACAGCCCTGCCTAGCTTACCtatggaatgttccaaacaccTGATTTTCACCATTCCTCAACATTTACAGTCTTTTGTTGTCCTAGGAGTGGACGATAAGGCAAAAATTTTTGATCAAAGTATATGTAATTTTCTATCACACTAGTATATATCACAGTATACATCATGGTATGGTAATTGTGTCAATTCGAACAAGAGGTTTAAAACAACCATACTTCACCaaattttgattatttttgtcctttgtttaGAACTCCCATCCAAACAGAAACAACTCCCTCACATGAGACAACACTTgagtttaaaaacaaaagactcaaaTCCGTAAAACTGACATTCTTTCATTATTGCCACCAGCTGTTGATCTCAGGTTACGTGAGAACATAGTAAGCAGTCCTGCTGCCTAAATCATGTGACCTTGTGAAGGAGCTGGATTGCTACATCGCGCTGCCCACCCCAGATATACAGCAGAGACActaaagctgttttctcatatGAACTCTGGGCAGTGTCCACAGAATCAGGTCCAGACATTGCCCAGAGTTTCCCTTTCATTCATGTATCATAGTTGTCCACATCAGATGTGTTTAGTTTAGACGAGCAGTGGCCCCTATGtagagcatggaggaggaggactcatccGTAATGGAGGCTGGTTTATGTTGATATGAATGCTACATGTGTTTGGACATATCTGCACTGTCAgtgaaagagtggaaagcaattTACAGGAAAGCAGAAAAGCGTTTGAAGCAGGTACACTCCATGCAGTTTCATCAGCACACCCACTCGCTTGCTGTGTAGCAGAGTAGCATAGCATTCACTGTTAATGACAGCGTGTAAATACAACTCAGTAGGCTGTGGAATTAGAtggcttctttttttgtctgttttaattgttgttattgttgctgtATGATTGGGAGTCTGTCCAGggtgtttattttgaaaattgaccaCATTCTCTACACCGTCCCCTTGTCCgacttcctgcctggctcaATCAGCTCTGTCCATCCGCCCATCAAAAATAGACTGAAGGAGGGTCGCTTCTGGGACACTtctgaaacacactgcagcacttctGGTAAAATCATAAGCATTGTCTAGAATGGCCACGATCAGGTCCGGGTGTCGTATAATGGTCAGAACACGGTGCAGCCGTGCCTGGTGGAATTCAGGGATAGCTTGCATGATGGAAACGGTATTACCAAATCTCTGCTGGTTCTGCCATCACATGGTATGTAAGGTCATACCACCCAACGCAATGttgcccctgtcccaacttggTTGAAATCTATTGCTGCGTCAAATTCATAATAAgcatatatttgcaaaaatccATAAAGCAGATGTAAAGCCTAAAATATGTTGTCTCAGTTGAGTGTACAtcaaaggattagcaaatgctcacattctgttttagttgcattttacacagtgtccaaacttttttggaatcggggttatACACTGCAGCTTGAGTTAAATTTTTTGGATTTAATTGCATACATTTGTAAATGGAATTAGTTAAAATGTCCTTGATGTTAAGCTCAAGTTGTTGGAGTCCTGGTCTTCTGTCTTGTGTCACTTAACAGAATCTAAACATCACACTTTTTCTACAGGGTGTCACTGGAGGACCTttacaatggaaaaacaactaAACTTCAACTTAGCAAGAATGTACTGTGTAGCACTTGTAATGGGTAAGTTGTATATCCAGCATGGGCCTGTAGTCCACATTATTTATTGCATTGCTGATGTTTTGCAAACCCTGTTGCATTTCCTTAGTTTCCAACAATTAATCCATCTCTGGGCTCCTTGTGTATGCAGGCAGGGAGGCAAGACGGGCGCTGTACAAAAGTGTACAACATGTCGGGGGCGTGGCATGCGCATCATGATCCGACAGCTAGCCCCAGGGATGGTCCAACAGATGCAGTCTGTGTGTACTGATTGTAATGGAGAAGGTAAGCGGCACAGTGATCTAAACTGCAATCAGGCCTTTCTTCTGTGTACTATTGTGGCTTGGCCTGCTTAGATCCCTCACCTTGTTCTCTCTAATCCACTCCAGGTGAAGTTATCAGTGAGAAAGACCGCTGTAAAAAATGTGAGGGAAAGAAAGTTGTGAAGGAGGTGAAGATTCTGGAGGTACACGTGGACAAAGGCATGAAGCATGGCCAGAAAATAACTTTTGGAGGAGAGGCTGACCAGGCACCTGGTGTTGAGCCTGGGGATATAGTTCTTGTCCTGCAGGAAAAAGATAATGAGGTAGGTGGGCCAGTCACTCTGTTTCCCCCCTGCgccttttttcatttgtataaTTTGTTCTGTAGGACACAGTTCTGCTTATATTGAAGTATTATGTGTAAGTTAGTAATTACTCCTGCCAATAAAACACTGACCATAGTTTTATATCAACTTCCTTCACCCAGCCACAACTTCTGCTGAACCATGTACATGCTCTACAATAAGCTTATAGAGCTTAagttagttttttgttttccagtttttgttttttgatctgCTACTTCAAcaaaagtttttatttatttttttaaatttcagtaTATGTGTTAGTGCCCGTATGAATGAGTTGCCTGGTGGTAAGTAATGAgatggaaaagcagcaaaagatGTGCAAACAGATTATCGATAGATTGTTGTAAAGTCTGTGGAAAACCTTTCTAAATAAAGCTTTATGTTATCGAATATAGCTGAACAATTCTTGCAGCTGCTTCATAGTGAAAGCCAAACTTGAACAGCTTACTGATGTCACATCACAGTCTCTGCATGCTCTTTGACAACTGTTGTCTGCTATTCTTGTTCCTTAGTGTCTTTGTTCCTTTCGTGCATTATGCTTGGGCTTTCtgtatctgattttttttttttttttttttttttgtcattctaCTTAAAGCAGTTTAATAACTGCCTGTCTTACATTTAGATCTGAAATCTAGACTTTAATTAGTGTAATCTCCTGCCTTAGCGCTACTAACTATGAGTTCAGTGTCGCTGTTCAGGAAGAATTTGGCATTTTGTCACCAATTGTGATAAAAATGTGCAGTCAAAATACTTGCTAGGACAGTGAAAGAGGGAAGTTGCCGGTCCATTGGGCGCCCCTACATTCAGCCTTACCCTTTGACTGCGCTACATTTATTTGCAGTGTTAAAAGGAATGATAATGTAGTGCACTTTTGTATCTCAGCACATAGAGGAATAGGGGATTAGCGATtagcattgtgtttttattctgttgttGATTTTGACGAAAGTCATATGTGCTGTATCTTGAGTTCAGATTGCCATGGTCGTACATGTGTTGAATAGCTCTAACACATACTTGTTATCCTCTCTGAAAACCAGTTTCATGATAAATCATATTTTCCTCCCAGGTTGATGAAATGAGTGATGTGCAGTTTTTATTCCAGGGTTATTGAAGTAAATGAGTTCTTTGTCACAGCAGTTGGATCCAGTGGGTGGTGCTTCAAACCTCTTAGCTGTCTTAGTGCTGGGAACCAGATTGTCTTCAGTGCAGTGCTTTGCATTGTGCAGATTTAGGATATGGAGTTACATGAGTGAATATCTGCCATGATGAATGTAGAGGCTCGTGGGCTACTGTATGTCAGTATATTTGGCTTGATATACCTACCTATAAGTCAAATGTTTTTTCACCTGTTTGAAAGCAGGTATTTCAAGGTTAGCTGAGTGTTATTGTTAAATTAGTTGTTAATAAAAGAGAAGTTCAtatctgatctgaggtcaggcCCACCAACACATCCTGAGTGACTTGTCTAACATCTGTGACATACTGAATTCTTCACGTAGTGCTCACATGCTGTTCATGGGTTAGAATGAAAGCAGTGGTCAGTCTTGGATTACAGTTAAGTGTGGGGTTTGCCTGCTGTTCTTGGCTAACAAGCACACCAAGCATACATGAGAAGCTTGCCATTCATGAGTGGTTGGGCTGTGCATGTTTCTTGAGTAAGATAATAATCTGAGACACACGTCTTTGTTAGCAGGAGTTAAAGGAAGGAGAACAATCATCACCATGGTCTACCCTTCGTCCTGACCTCAATCATATGAAATTTATAcaagacaaactgaacagaGGGATCCATGCAAAGCAGCCCAACAAGTGCCTTATTTTTCTGCTGCCAAATTCACATGATGACATTACAGTTAAAagtattactattattattagtagtagtattagtattgtgtgtctgcagcttaCTTCACTGTCTCGGTTCATGATTGCAGTGCTGCTTTTCACCAGCAGATAGTGTGAACTGCTGACCATTGGTTGTGTGGAGATTGTGGTCACCCAGTCATTTAATTCCTTTGTCCTATAACTAACTATCCAAAGGACATGTTTCAGAAAAGACGAATGACCCATGATAACAGTATAAACTCCAAGGTTATAAAATGTTCATCAACCCGTATTTTTAaccatctctttctctcacttttcaGACATTCAGGCGAGATGGCAATGACCTGTTCATGAACCACAAGATTGGGCTGGTGGAGGCGCTGTGCGGCTTCCAGTTTATGCTGAAACACTTAGATGGAAGACAGATCGTTGTGAAGTACCCAGCTGGCAAAGTCATTGAACCAGGTTAACACTCGTCtgtatttttaacattatttcACGGGACTGTACTGAAGCTGTAATATAGCAGGACTGTATAGTGCAACATATGTAGTGTACACGTATGTTGACGTGAACATGTACAGCGCCAGGACAAGGAACAGTCTGTGCTATGAATGGAATTAGCACAGTAGCATTGTGGGATACAGCTTTGCAATGCGTGTGTATGAGACCAtctgaaatgctgtgaaaacactCGTCTGGATGGAGattgttttcagtttaaaatgctgttttaaaatgaaaatgaaacaagaaaTATGCAGCACATCCAGTGTATCAGCAGGTTGTGCAGAGTTGCAGTGTAACAGTTACATATTCCAACAAACGAATGTTACGAGCctgtcatcagaaaaatgaCCGTATGGTTGGGTGGCCATTATGACCCAAAATTTATcaggctttatttatttaggtaacggaattagaaaaataaaagggatactCCACTCAAAATGTGCTTCTATCTCTTTTCACTCTAATAGCCATGGAAGGAAGCATATcttaagacagaaaaaagatttaaaagcaGATGTGATTATTGGTtccaaataggaatgaaaatgagggaTTGGCCCGCATCAGCATGGAAGGAGTGGCCTGAcccataatgtaggttaattagtaaatgtaatggGATTCATTCTCAGTTAGACAAGAGGTGGGATTaggcatctcaacagcatttatttggcagagaACCTAAAGTATATTATGGTAAATGAACTCTATGTACTACTTTACTAGTCTCACTGACCCCTCAACACACTTAACCACAAACATCTTTCAACATCTGTAGCACCAGGGCTATGTGCAGAAAACGCTGACGTACAGGTATATACAGTGTGCTGCAGGAATAAGTTTGGGCTTGTAGACAGTATTTCATGAAGGTAAATTATGAATAAAGTCTGTGTTTTAACATGCTGCATCCCTTCCAGGTTCAGTCAGGGTGGTGCGAGGAGAGGGCATGCCACAGTACCGAAACCCTTTTGAGAAGGGAGATCTGTATATCAAGTTTGATGTCCAGTTTCCCGACAACAACTGGATCAGCCCCGAGAAACTTGCGGTATGACATGTAACTCTCTCAACTTTTAGAATTTCTCTTATTATCTGGTTTTATTAGGCACATTACCATGAGTATACAGGCATTCACAACAAGTGTTGCTTTATTCTTTACTAGTgttgagagtgagtgagtgtctgTCTTTTGgggaattattttttttatggaaaaaaacacctgtttggaaaattccacaggtaaacaggttgattggtaacaggtgatagtatcgtAATTGGGTataaaaggggcatcctggaaagactcagtcgctcacaagcgaggatggcgtgaggttcaccactttgtgaacacatgattggataaaggagattactacatggactcaggaacactttgttaaaCTGATGTAGGTAAACACAGTTAGTTTGCAAAccattgcattctgtttttctgtttgtttgtttgttttttgatgctttacacagcatcccaacctttttggaatcagggttgtagaatATAGATCAATGAAAGCAAGTAAACTCACAtgttttttacagcatttttaatGAGAAGGCTTTGGCCTTCACAAGTAAGAATTTGTAGCTAAATTTACAACAGTAATTCCATTCAGAGATTAGAGCTATTCTGGCCATAAATAGCTTACTTATTGAGCACTTCCATTCACACAGTAATGCCTCTTATTCTCCCTCAAGATGTTGCACTCATTAACAGCTGAATTCCTTCTGTAGCACTGCATCCTTAGTCCCACAACTGTTAGGCACTACAGCGTGGTTAGAAAGCACGATGAGGCTGTCTGTTAAAGCTGCATCCTGATGAATGTTCCTCGTGTTTAGGAGCTGGAGGACATGCTGCCGTCACGATCAGAGCCGCCCATCATCactggagacacagaggaggtcGACCTGCAGGATTACGACGTCAGCCAGAGCTCGACGTCGGGGAGCCGCAGAGAGGCGTACAATGACAGCTCCGATGAAGAGGGCGGCCACCACGGGCCCGGGGTACAGTGTGCCCACCAGTAGTCTCATACTctcttgcatacacacacatatgaccCATGTTCTGCTTGGGGAGAAAATGTATGAGTTGCAGAGTAAACAAGGATGTAGGTCAGACTGAAAAGGCTCGGCAGTTCCTCAGACACAGATCAAATAAACGTTATATGGAGTCATGGCACCTGGAATTGTTGATTGTTATTGATTTGTGTTCTGGGATTATTTTGATCTTTGTCTGAAGATCTCCCTCTGGGGCAGCCACAGACTTCGCATTGCACCTGAAACAGGTTCAGACCCTTCAAACAGCAACTTCAGGTAGAAGGCATATTAGGTATTTAAGATGTATCAAAACAAATGGCTGCCCCAGTGAATGCCATGTGTGACTATGATCTGGTGTTCAAGGTGAACCCCCCACCCTTCTATTTCTCTGTCACCCCTGTTGAAGTCCATTCCCCCCCCTCTAATGGGAAGAACTCCAGATCAATTGAAGAAAGGAGTGTTTCTTGTTTGCTGAGTGTGTgacttgcattttgttttcatagtATTTAcaataattaatttaaaaacTAACCGATGTGCATATACAGACAAAGCAGCTGGAAATGTAACGTGCAGATCCTTGGACTCGTGTGCAGTGGCATGCAAACGTTTGGTCAAAACCTCTGTTCCTGTGAGTGGCTAAGGGAGTAAAAGATGAGCTGATTTCCAAAGTCATACAATGAAAGATAACACACTGCTTTACTATTTTATGCATGATTTGTCCTTTTATTTCCATTGTTGAccatttcaaaataacaaaagtaAAAGAGCCCAAAGCAGAAGTTTGGGTGccctgcatggtcagtactTCATAACACCCCATTTAGCAACCTGTAAACACTTTTCTGTACTTTGCTACCTTCTTTTAACCTTCTCCTGTTTTGTGGGCATCAACATTTCAATTTTCAGAGTGCTAGGCGGCTGCTTGGAGAAAGAGTCTGATtatttataaagctttgaaatcaCTTGGCCTTTCCTAACTGATTGTGATCAAACTATAGTCCTAACGAGCTAATTCAGGTCAGAGACTTTGGTAAAAGTTATCTGAGAGCTCAGATCTTTttggggtgcccaaacttttctATGGCGCTCCTCTTTTTGTCACTCTAAAATTCAACTTAACAAGAGCAATGCACTAATCATGCTTAGAACGTTGAAAAGAATGTTTCCTGTGTGACGTCATGCCTTTATTTACAGCAACAGAGATTTTGACCAAAGGTGCCCCAAACATTTATCATGCCTCTGTATTCATGGATTCATCCAATCAGCACCATTAACAGGATTTGTTTCGGATTTTtacagctttgttttattttgtaggtgcttcattttatttcattctttatATTTTAATTCAAACCGAAAATTGGTTGTTGTGTATATCATTGAGCCGGTTGATGGTAAgtttcatcagctgctgtattCAAAGCcgtgtgatttttaaaaaagaaaaatgacaagtGAAATGACAAGTGTATAGCCCGTATCTGTGCTGAGACCATGTGCATGTAAAAAGCTTTGGTTCCTGCACTTATCAAACATACAATAAAGCAGCACACTTCTTAAGAAAATGTCTATGAAGTTGTTGAATAAATTGTTGAAATATCATCTACCGTGTGTGGTCCCTTGTCttttctttattgtcattaatgataaaaaaaaaaaacataaaaataatagTGGTGCTAAATAACCAAGCAGATTTTGTTTGATGTGCCATCTTAGCTGCTGACACCTTTGTGTAGCATCtggtttgtggtgctcacagcctcaaaacattacactgaaaaaaatcgACTGTTTCCAGAAGCAATGTGTCAGTAACAAAGCTAATCCACAAATACTGTCCGCATTGCTTGACAATTATTTTTAGTAACTGTGGACAGCAAATAGCACCTGACCAAAATGCCATGATGCTCAGCGTAGATCTATCTCCTTCCAAAAAAGTTTGATTAGTCAGTCACCCCATAAAAGGTCCCTAATCCTCAGTGTAATCTGAGTACATGGAAAAACTTGCAGACAACAAAACGCTGTCATGTTTTTTGCTAAAGTTGGACGTCAAAGAGGTAAATAATCACTACATCCCTGGCAGTCTGCCTGAATAGTAAATTGTTTCATTCAGATTTTGAAGTCAGCAGGTCTGGTTACTACTCACAACGGTGCTGAGAGCAGCTTTTACTGAGGGACAGAGAACTCTTTGGCCAATCGCACTCACTGTCTGCTACATACACTGTGTGCAGGTGACCAGTCTGTGTCcgtgagaaaaaaatgaaaacaagataaataaataaatgtaattgaAATGAAGTCAAGTAAGTAAATTTAAATtgtaaaaatcattaaaaacctaaataaaaagGCAAGTTAATTTAAGTAAATTGCATTTCAATTTAAATACATGTATTAAAATACATTGAATTTTAATCAATTAGactgaaattaaaagaaatagCAGGCAGGGCATGTATGATGTCATTGAAACACGTGTAAAGACTTCCTACAAGATGACCTTGATAAAGGCCTATTTCCCCTCTGGAAACTACCGGCGCCGTGGCTTAGTTGGTTAAAGCGCCTGTCTAGTAAACAGGAGATC of Chaetodon auriga isolate fChaAug3 chromosome 1, fChaAug3.hap1, whole genome shotgun sequence contains these proteins:
- the dnaja2a gene encoding dnaJ homolog subfamily A member 2a, with protein sequence MATVVDTKLYDILGVSPSASENELKKAYRKLAKEYHPDKNPNAGDKFKEISFAYEVLTNPEKKELYDRYGEQGLREGGGGGPGMDDIFSHIFGGGLFGFMGGQGSRSRNGGRRRGEDMVHPLKVSLEDLYNGKTTKLQLSKNVLCSTCNGQGGKTGAVQKCTTCRGRGMRIMIRQLAPGMVQQMQSVCTDCNGEGEVISEKDRCKKCEGKKVVKEVKILEVHVDKGMKHGQKITFGGEADQAPGVEPGDIVLVLQEKDNETFRRDGNDLFMNHKIGLVEALCGFQFMLKHLDGRQIVVKYPAGKVIEPGSVRVVRGEGMPQYRNPFEKGDLYIKFDVQFPDNNWISPEKLAELEDMLPSRSEPPIITGDTEEVDLQDYDVSQSSTSGSRREAYNDSSDEEGGHHGPGVQCAHQ